A genomic segment from Nitrospira sp. encodes:
- a CDS encoding Homoserine kinase, whose product MQNPVIVCLDLEGVLVPEIWVNVAVKTGIEELKITTREMPDYDALMQRRLKILDQHGFTLPDIQAVIDAMGPLEGATEFIAWLRERTQVIILSDTFYEFALPLMRRLGYPTIFCNQLEIGANGRIVNYKLRQPNQKKHAVAALKHLNFRVMAAGDAYNDTAMLGEAHAGFFFRPPDHLPKEFPQFPVTQTYAELQARFAEAGDLK is encoded by the coding sequence ATGCAGAATCCTGTGATCGTGTGCCTGGATCTTGAAGGCGTGCTCGTGCCGGAAATCTGGGTCAACGTTGCCGTCAAGACCGGCATCGAAGAGCTCAAGATCACCACCCGTGAAATGCCGGACTACGACGCCCTGATGCAACGCCGATTGAAAATCCTTGACCAGCATGGTTTCACGCTGCCCGACATCCAAGCCGTCATCGACGCCATGGGCCCACTGGAAGGCGCGACCGAGTTCATTGCCTGGTTGCGCGAACGGACGCAGGTGATCATCCTGTCGGACACGTTTTATGAATTCGCACTGCCATTGATGCGCCGGCTTGGCTACCCGACGATTTTTTGCAACCAATTGGAGATCGGCGCGAACGGCCGCATCGTGAATTACAAACTCCGGCAGCCGAATCAAAAGAAACATGCGGTCGCCGCGCTGAAACACCTCAATTTCCGTGTCATGGCGGCAGGCGACGCCTACAACGACACCGCCATGTTGGGAGAAGCCCACGCCGGGTTCTTCTTCCGTCCACCCGACCACCTGCCGAAAGAGTTTCCCCAGTTCCCGGTGACGCAGACCTATGCGGAGCTACAAGCGCGCTTCGCTGAGGCGGGGGATTTGAAGTAG
- a CDS encoding dehydrogenase, NADP-dependent, with the protein MPQVLVLGAGKIGSLVAGLLSTQGQYRIHLGDLTLDAPKRLVDELSLTEVTPCALDVRRADQVTDYVASHRFDAVVSSLPYFCNPTVAEIARLHHLHYFDLTEDVTVTGRVRAISAGADRAFIPQCGLAPGFISIVTNDLIGHFESIDSVKMRVGALPVHPSNVLKYSLTWSTDGLINEYGNVCVGIEGGQEVQLQPLEGYETVELDGLLYEAFNTSGGLGTLAGTYGGRVRTMNYKTLRYPGHCEKIHFLMKDLKLNEDRETLKRILERAIPQTHQDVVLMYAAVTGMRQGELFEETYVKKVYPQTILGRLWSAIQVTTASSLCCVVDLVMAKPQDYRGFVTQERFQLQDVLNNRFGACFRS; encoded by the coding sequence ATGCCTCAGGTGTTGGTACTCGGAGCGGGGAAAATCGGTTCCTTGGTGGCGGGGTTGCTTTCAACCCAGGGGCAGTACCGGATTCATTTGGGGGATCTGACCCTGGATGCGCCCAAGCGGCTGGTGGACGAGTTGTCGCTGACGGAGGTCACACCCTGTGCGCTGGACGTGCGCCGGGCCGACCAGGTTACAGACTATGTTGCCTCCCACCGGTTCGACGCAGTCGTCTCCAGCCTCCCGTATTTCTGTAATCCGACCGTCGCGGAAATCGCGCGCCTCCATCATCTCCACTATTTCGACCTGACCGAAGACGTCACCGTGACCGGCCGCGTCAGGGCCATCAGTGCGGGGGCGGATCGGGCGTTCATTCCGCAATGCGGACTCGCGCCGGGGTTCATCAGCATCGTCACGAACGACCTCATCGGGCACTTCGAGTCCATCGACAGCGTGAAAATGCGAGTCGGCGCCTTGCCGGTCCATCCGAGCAACGTCTTGAAGTACTCCCTCACCTGGTCCACCGACGGGCTGATCAACGAGTACGGAAATGTCTGCGTTGGGATTGAAGGCGGCCAGGAAGTCCAACTCCAACCGCTCGAAGGCTATGAAACGGTCGAACTGGACGGCCTGCTCTACGAAGCCTTCAACACGTCCGGCGGATTGGGCACCCTGGCGGGCACGTACGGTGGGCGGGTCCGCACCATGAACTATAAGACTCTGCGGTACCCCGGCCATTGCGAGAAAATCCACTTCCTCATGAAGGATCTCAAGTTGAATGAGGATCGGGAGACACTCAAACGCATTCTGGAGCGGGCGATCCCGCAGACTCACCAGGATGTGGTGTTGATGTATGCCGCCGTGACCGGCATGAGGCAGGGAGAGCTGTTCGAGGAGACCTACGTGAAAAAGGTGTATCCGCAGACGATTCTGGGCCGCCTCTGGTCCGCCATTCAGGTCACGACTGCCTCGTCGCTCTGTTGCGTCGTCGATCTCGTTATGGCCAAGCCGCAGGATTATCGCGGCTTCGTGACGCAGGAACGTTTTCAGTTGCAGGATGTCTTGAATAACCGTTTTGGAGCCTGTTTCCGATCATAG
- a CDS encoding putative membrane protein has product MDLTPMWFGVYKFVKHLLYPLSWITVVGLLTLLTAWLPVTPRRTTWVRRFAFCTLLLLLLTSTPLLSAMYIALLEEWYPPFRATSTSKFDAVVVLAGGVLTKGSLRPADDVSDASRQRTTCGVDLWRQGLAPKLLLTGGDATVFRVGTLESHEMKRWAQRLGVPESAILIDEKSRTTYENAVQSKALLGSGSILLVTAAYHLPRSVGLFEKQGFVVTPAACGYEAKHTPRQTWEQKTLFDFLPTSKALIVTTQAVDELAGIMVYWIAGKW; this is encoded by the coding sequence ATGGACCTCACGCCTATGTGGTTCGGCGTCTACAAGTTCGTGAAGCACCTGCTGTATCCGCTATCCTGGATCACCGTTGTGGGGCTGCTGACCCTGTTGACCGCATGGCTCCCGGTGACACCCAGACGCACCACCTGGGTCAGGCGATTCGCCTTCTGCACGCTGCTGCTTCTGTTGCTGACCTCCACACCGCTCCTCTCCGCCATGTACATTGCGCTGCTCGAAGAATGGTATCCGCCCTTCCGAGCCACCTCCACCTCGAAGTTCGACGCCGTCGTCGTGCTGGCGGGAGGTGTCCTTACGAAGGGGTCGCTCCGGCCGGCCGACGATGTCTCGGATGCGTCGCGGCAACGCACGACCTGCGGCGTAGACTTGTGGCGTCAAGGCCTCGCGCCGAAGCTGCTGCTCACCGGTGGAGACGCCACCGTGTTCCGGGTCGGAACCTTGGAATCCCACGAGATGAAACGGTGGGCCCAACGCCTCGGTGTACCGGAATCGGCCATCCTCATCGACGAGAAATCCCGCACCACCTATGAAAACGCCGTCCAGAGCAAGGCCCTCCTGGGATCAGGGTCTATCCTCTTGGTGACCGCCGCCTACCACCTTCCCCGCTCGGTGGGCCTGTTCGAAAAACAAGGCTTCGTCGTGACGCCTGCCGCCTGCGGCTATGAAGCAAAACATACCCCTCGACAGACCTGGGAACAGAAGACCCTCTTCGATTTCCTCCCTACCTCCAAAGCTTTGATCGTCACCACACAGGCCGTAGACGAACTCGCCGGCATCATGGTCTATTGGATCGCCGGGAAGTGGTAA
- a CDS encoding Aldehyde dehydrogenase B gives MIQQEIFRTLGLAQEQPGGCLSSTTWTKTRDAGAVASRNPTTGELLALVYGCSPADYDRLVADSLAVQASWRMVPAPKRGEIVRLIGQALREEKDALGTLVALEVGKIKTEGDGEVQEMIDMADFAVGLSRMLYGQTMHSERARHRMYEQWHPFGVVGVITAFNFPVAVWAWNAFIAAVAGNTVLWKPSPKAPLCALAVQHLCNRVLEEAGYPGVFALFTTDRVEMADNMVRDERLPLISFTGSVPVGRHVAEVVGHRLGRTLLELSGNNAVIVDETADLDLATRAIVFGAVGTAGQRCTSTRRLIVHESQYAKLIPRLLSAYAQVTIGDPLEPGVLMGPLIDEEAVVHYRAALEEIKKEGGDVLCGGQVLAGPGHFVQPTIVRAENHWGIVQRETFAPILYVMTYRTLDEAIRLQNAVPQGLSSALFTTHLRHSEAFLAVTGSDCGIANINIGTSGAEIGGAFGGEKATGGGREAGSDAWKAYMRRQTTTINWGTELPLAQGVTFERAEGGSDGARI, from the coding sequence ATGATCCAGCAAGAGATTTTCCGGACGTTAGGGCTGGCACAGGAACAACCGGGAGGATGCCTTTCATCGACGACCTGGACCAAGACCAGGGACGCGGGAGCCGTGGCGTCACGTAATCCCACCACGGGGGAGTTGCTGGCGCTGGTATACGGGTGCTCACCGGCGGACTACGACAGGCTTGTGGCCGATTCTCTGGCGGTACAGGCTTCTTGGCGGATGGTGCCGGCTCCTAAGCGGGGGGAGATCGTCCGTCTGATCGGACAGGCCTTGCGGGAAGAGAAGGATGCCTTGGGCACTTTGGTTGCGCTGGAAGTAGGCAAGATCAAAACCGAGGGTGATGGAGAAGTGCAGGAGATGATCGACATGGCGGACTTTGCCGTGGGGTTGTCCCGCATGTTGTACGGGCAGACCATGCATTCCGAACGTGCGCGGCACCGCATGTACGAGCAGTGGCATCCGTTCGGCGTCGTGGGCGTCATCACGGCGTTCAACTTTCCCGTGGCGGTCTGGGCCTGGAATGCCTTCATTGCGGCGGTGGCTGGGAACACGGTGCTATGGAAGCCGTCTCCGAAGGCGCCGCTCTGCGCGTTGGCGGTTCAGCATCTTTGTAATCGTGTATTGGAAGAGGCCGGGTATCCGGGGGTATTCGCGTTGTTCACGACGGACCGTGTCGAGATGGCCGACAACATGGTGCGGGATGAGCGGTTGCCGCTGATCTCCTTCACCGGGTCGGTGCCGGTCGGCAGGCATGTCGCAGAAGTGGTCGGGCATAGACTGGGGCGAACCCTGTTGGAGTTGAGCGGGAACAATGCGGTCATCGTGGACGAGACGGCCGACCTCGATTTGGCGACGAGGGCGATCGTGTTCGGCGCAGTCGGCACGGCGGGGCAACGTTGTACCAGCACCAGGCGCCTCATCGTGCATGAGTCGCAGTATGCGAAGCTGATCCCGCGTCTCCTGTCCGCTTATGCGCAGGTGACGATCGGCGATCCTCTTGAACCGGGTGTGCTGATGGGGCCGCTCATCGACGAAGAGGCGGTGGTGCATTACAGAGCGGCCCTTGAGGAGATCAAGAAAGAAGGCGGTGACGTATTGTGTGGGGGGCAGGTGCTTGCTGGCCCCGGCCACTTTGTCCAGCCAACGATCGTGCGGGCGGAGAACCACTGGGGCATCGTGCAACGGGAGACGTTTGCGCCGATCCTCTATGTGATGACCTATCGAACCTTGGACGAGGCGATCCGGTTGCAGAATGCCGTGCCGCAAGGTCTGTCATCGGCTCTGTTCACTACCCATCTTCGGCACAGCGAAGCATTCCTGGCTGTGACTGGAAGTGATTGCGGCATTGCCAACATCAACATCGGCACCTCCGGGGCAGAGATCGGCGGAGCCTTCGGAGGGGAGAAGGCCACGGGGGGCGGTCGCGAAGCGGGATCCGATGCCTGGAAGGCCTACATGCGTCGTCAGACCACGACGATCAATTGGGGAACGGAGTTGCCGCTGGCGCAAGGAGTGACGTTTGAGCGAGCTGAAGGAGGGAGCGATGGGGCAAGGATCTGA
- a CDS encoding Stage 0 sporulation protein YaaT: protein MTVMVDTLLAHELAQPYPSAVRIVGVKIRDRGEVKKFDAGEAVLVAGGRVLLDVGGELSYGVVYGVPQLMPFIPPMRVMQPIVRKATSEDDAAIDRYERLASEGMKACREQAAVLGLKMKLVEVFCSFHRRQMTFVYTAEDRIDFRELVRRLARRFGGRIEMRQVGARDEASRLGGIDTCGLVLCCASFLTEVKPVTVKQARALGLPVDDPKLLGVCGRLKCCLLFEAMNNQTSAPSSSKSSALITPARPRQASS, encoded by the coding sequence ATGACGGTCATGGTCGATACATTACTTGCCCACGAGCTTGCTCAGCCCTATCCCTCCGCCGTCCGGATCGTGGGGGTGAAGATCCGTGATCGTGGTGAGGTCAAGAAATTCGACGCCGGGGAGGCGGTTCTTGTAGCGGGTGGCCGGGTGCTGCTCGATGTCGGTGGTGAACTGAGCTACGGGGTGGTCTACGGGGTCCCTCAGCTCATGCCCTTTATCCCTCCCATGCGCGTGATGCAGCCGATCGTCCGGAAAGCGACCAGTGAAGATGACGCAGCGATCGATCGGTATGAGCGGTTGGCTTCTGAAGGGATGAAGGCCTGTCGGGAACAGGCGGCGGTGCTCGGATTGAAGATGAAGCTGGTGGAAGTGTTCTGTTCGTTCCATCGCCGGCAGATGACCTTCGTCTATACGGCGGAGGATCGGATCGATTTCCGCGAATTGGTCCGCCGGTTGGCGCGTCGATTCGGCGGTCGAATTGAAATGCGCCAGGTGGGGGCGCGTGACGAAGCGAGCCGATTGGGTGGGATCGACACCTGCGGCCTCGTGTTGTGCTGCGCCAGCTTTCTCACCGAGGTCAAGCCCGTGACCGTCAAGCAGGCTCGCGCACTCGGCCTTCCGGTCGATGATCCCAAGCTCCTCGGCGTTTGCGGCCGCCTCAAATGTTGCCTCCTGTTCGAGGCGATGAACAACCAAACCTCCGCTCCGTCTTCTTCGAAATCGTCGGCGCTGATTACTCCCGCCCGTCCTCGTCAGGCATCGTCCTAA